A single Symbiobacterium thermophilum IAM 14863 DNA region contains:
- the mtnP gene encoding S-methyl-5'-thioadenosine phosphorylase, with translation MTQKKVRLAIIGGTGVYDPRILENIREEVITTPYGQAKVRIGTYAGEEVAFMARHGVDHSVPPHLINYRANIYALKMLGVERVIATTAVGSCNRNMKPGDFVVVDQFLDFTKGRVSTFFEGGEAGVVHTDVTEPYCPELRKVLIAAAQEVGVHAHPTGTYVCTEGPRFETAAEIRMYGQLGGDLVGMTNVPECVLAREAGICYATVSMVTNFGAGISPNPLTHEEVLEVMAANGENLKKLLFAALRQIPAGRGCACGSNTALKV, from the coding sequence ATGACGCAAAAGAAGGTTCGCCTGGCGATCATCGGCGGCACCGGGGTCTACGACCCCCGCATCCTCGAGAACATCCGGGAGGAGGTCATCACCACCCCCTACGGGCAGGCCAAGGTGCGCATCGGCACCTACGCGGGGGAGGAGGTGGCCTTCATGGCCCGGCACGGGGTCGATCATTCCGTGCCGCCGCACCTCATCAACTACCGCGCCAACATCTACGCCCTGAAGATGCTGGGCGTCGAGCGGGTCATCGCCACCACCGCCGTGGGCTCCTGCAACCGGAACATGAAGCCCGGCGATTTCGTCGTGGTCGACCAGTTCCTGGACTTCACCAAGGGCCGGGTCTCCACGTTCTTTGAGGGCGGGGAGGCCGGCGTCGTCCACACCGACGTCACCGAGCCTTACTGCCCCGAGCTCCGCAAGGTCCTGATCGCTGCGGCGCAGGAAGTGGGGGTCCACGCGCACCCGACGGGCACCTATGTCTGCACGGAGGGCCCGCGCTTTGAAACCGCGGCCGAGATCCGCATGTACGGCCAGCTCGGCGGCGACCTGGTCGGGATGACCAACGTGCCCGAGTGCGTGCTGGCCCGGGAGGCCGGCATCTGCTACGCGACCGTTTCGATGGTGACCAACTTCGGCGCCGGCATCTCGCCCAATCCCCTCACCCACGAGGAGGTGCTCGAGGTGATGGCCGCCAACGGCGAAAACCTGAAGAAGCTGCTGTTCGCGGCGCTGCGGCAGATTCCCGCCGGGCGGGGGTGCGCCTGCGGCAGCAACACGGCCCTCAAGGTCTAG
- the dcuC gene encoding C4-dicarboxylate transporter DcuC translates to MLPWVGVLIVILTVYAILKRYETRLVLFTAGLLMALIALKPMEAFSQFQKSMTNAGLISAICSVMGFAYVMKLTQCDQHLVHAVANTVARARAILIPATTIATFLINIALPSAAGCAAAVGAVMIPVLMAAGVHPAVAAAAVLAGTFGSVLSPGSSHIVMVAEMSGASVVDTIATVTPATVVTGLIGAGVLTILAFLRREDRGHASETVTESPQFRPNPLYALVPIVPLVLLVLGATVPAMKNWRLTVPACMLIGTILALLVTRMNPAEVTKSFFDGMGKAYGDVIGIIIAAGVFAAGLTQVGLIDLLLNAATGARGAIGAAGTWGPFLVAILSGSGDAATIAFNEAVTPHAASFGLTIPKLGTLASLAGSLGRSMSPVAGAAIIVSGIAGVSPIEVAKRNAPGMILASVVAFLMQGL, encoded by the coding sequence ATGTTGCCGTGGGTTGGCGTGCTCATCGTCATCCTCACCGTCTACGCGATCCTGAAGCGGTACGAGACCCGCCTGGTGCTGTTCACCGCCGGCCTGCTGATGGCGCTCATCGCCCTGAAGCCGATGGAGGCCTTCAGCCAGTTCCAGAAGTCGATGACCAACGCCGGCCTGATCAGCGCCATCTGCTCGGTCATGGGATTCGCCTACGTGATGAAGCTGACCCAGTGCGACCAGCACCTGGTCCACGCGGTCGCCAACACCGTCGCGCGGGCGCGGGCGATCCTGATCCCGGCGACCACCATCGCCACCTTCCTGATCAACATCGCCCTGCCCAGCGCGGCGGGCTGCGCCGCCGCCGTGGGGGCGGTGATGATCCCGGTCCTGATGGCCGCCGGCGTCCACCCGGCGGTGGCCGCGGCCGCCGTGCTCGCGGGCACCTTCGGCTCCGTGCTCAGCCCCGGCAGCTCCCACATCGTGATGGTCGCCGAGATGTCCGGCGCCTCGGTGGTGGACACCATCGCCACGGTCACGCCGGCGACGGTGGTCACCGGCCTGATCGGCGCCGGCGTCCTGACCATCCTGGCGTTCCTCCGCCGGGAGGACCGCGGGCACGCCTCTGAGACCGTGACCGAATCCCCGCAATTCCGGCCCAACCCCCTTTATGCCCTGGTCCCGATCGTTCCCCTGGTGCTGCTGGTGCTGGGCGCGACGGTGCCGGCGATGAAGAACTGGAGGCTCACCGTGCCCGCGTGCATGCTCATCGGCACCATTCTCGCCCTGCTCGTGACCCGTATGAACCCCGCCGAGGTGACCAAGTCCTTCTTCGACGGCATGGGCAAGGCGTACGGCGACGTCATCGGCATCATCATCGCCGCGGGCGTGTTCGCCGCGGGGCTGACCCAGGTGGGCCTCATCGACCTGCTGTTGAACGCGGCCACCGGGGCCAGGGGCGCGATCGGGGCCGCGGGGACGTGGGGCCCCTTCCTGGTGGCCATCCTCAGCGGATCCGGTGACGCCGCCACCATAGCCTTCAACGAGGCCGTCACCCCCCATGCCGCCAGCTTCGGCCTGACCATCCCCAAGCTGGGGACGCTGGCCTCCCTGGCCGGCTCCCTTGGCCGCTCCATGAGTCCCGTCGCGGGCGCGGCCATCATCGTCTCCGGCATCGCGGGCGTGAGCCCGATAGAGGTGGCGAAGCGCAACGCCCCCGGCATGATCCTGGCCAGCGTCGTCGCGTTCCTCATGCAGGGGCTCTGA
- a CDS encoding LysM peptidoglycan-binding domain-containing protein: protein MEQQYHRRWRGGGLGRLLMVATGDVDLDGAPEIVACAGRELKVYRWTGDTYALQAEAALPKDGLSLAVGQVDPGGPGTVAVGTRDNVLLYALTPNGLVALCQTLLYPNAYFRSLSLDDVNDDGRAEVIAGASGAQTIYLYQVMAVGRESRLEELGRLYVGGLVAARPTPSGELVAATKDGWVDVYVPCALLPRETQTIYTVRRGDSLWRLARKFGTSPGTIAKANKLTEPYQLTPGQVLIIPGRRAPKGDP, encoded by the coding sequence ATGGAACAGCAGTACCACCGGCGCTGGCGCGGCGGCGGCCTCGGTCGGCTGCTGATGGTCGCCACCGGCGACGTCGACCTGGACGGTGCGCCGGAGATCGTCGCGTGCGCCGGCCGCGAGCTGAAGGTCTACCGCTGGACGGGCGACACCTACGCCCTGCAGGCTGAAGCCGCGCTGCCCAAGGACGGGCTCTCCCTGGCCGTCGGCCAGGTCGACCCGGGCGGCCCCGGCACCGTGGCGGTGGGTACCCGGGACAACGTCCTGCTCTACGCGCTCACCCCCAACGGGCTGGTGGCGCTCTGTCAGACCCTACTGTACCCCAACGCGTACTTCCGCTCCCTCAGCCTGGACGACGTCAACGACGACGGCCGGGCCGAGGTCATCGCCGGTGCCTCGGGGGCGCAGACGATCTACCTCTACCAGGTCATGGCCGTGGGGCGGGAGAGCCGGCTGGAGGAGTTGGGCCGCCTCTACGTGGGCGGACTCGTGGCCGCCAGGCCCACCCCTTCGGGCGAGCTGGTGGCGGCGACGAAGGACGGCTGGGTGGACGTGTACGTGCCGTGCGCGCTGCTGCCCCGGGAGACGCAGACCATCTACACGGTCAGACGGGGCGACAGCCTGTGGCGCCTGGCCCGGAAGTTCGGCACGTCGCCGGGGACCATCGCCAAGGCCAACAAACTGACGGAGCCGTACCAGCTTACGCCCGGGCAGGTGCTCATCATCCCCGGCCGGCGAGCGCCGAAGGGCGACCCGTGA
- a CDS encoding cytochrome ubiquinol oxidase subunit I, with protein MSHLDAARFQMAYSLFFHMIFAALGVGMPALLATADYLHLRTRDRDYERLAKTWARATAVLFAIGAVSGTGIAFELGLLWPEFMHFAGSTVGPAFTLEGYAFFTEAIFIGLYLYGRERMRPVAHWLTAVAVAVSGAASSFLVTAANAWQQNPVGVDLLQSNPEAMNPWTVFVNPHWPVMAVHSTIACYAATGYAVAGVYAWGMLRGRGDPLRQKALRIALAMGLIAAVTMPLTGDLSAKVVARHQPEKLAAMEALFVTQARAPLLIGGLPNPEEGTVCCAVAVPGLLSFLAYGRLDAEVAGLDRVPRQEWPNVPLVHISFQLMVGAGIAMVLVGLYYAWVRWRRPEQVPRDRRLLWLLVLSSPLGYLALEAGWIVSETGRQPWTIWKVMLTADAVTPSGSTMALSMAGFTALYAALAAALVLLLNRLRHE; from the coding sequence GTGTCCCATCTCGACGCCGCACGGTTCCAGATGGCCTACTCCCTCTTCTTCCACATGATCTTCGCCGCCCTCGGAGTCGGCATGCCGGCCCTGCTCGCAACAGCCGACTACCTGCACCTGCGCACCCGGGACCGGGACTACGAACGACTGGCCAAGACCTGGGCCCGGGCCACCGCCGTGCTCTTCGCCATCGGCGCCGTGAGCGGCACGGGCATCGCGTTCGAGCTGGGGCTCCTCTGGCCCGAGTTCATGCACTTCGCCGGCTCCACCGTTGGTCCGGCTTTCACGCTGGAGGGCTACGCCTTCTTCACGGAGGCCATCTTCATCGGCCTGTACCTGTATGGGCGGGAGCGGATGCGCCCCGTGGCGCACTGGCTCACCGCCGTCGCGGTGGCGGTCAGCGGCGCGGCCTCCTCCTTCCTGGTCACGGCGGCCAACGCCTGGCAGCAGAACCCTGTGGGCGTCGACCTGCTCCAGAGCAATCCGGAGGCCATGAACCCCTGGACCGTGTTCGTCAACCCGCACTGGCCGGTCATGGCCGTCCACTCCACCATCGCCTGTTACGCGGCCACGGGCTACGCCGTCGCCGGCGTGTACGCCTGGGGCATGCTCCGGGGGCGCGGCGACCCGCTGCGGCAGAAGGCCCTCCGCATCGCCCTCGCCATGGGGCTCATCGCCGCGGTCACCATGCCGCTGACCGGGGACCTGTCCGCCAAGGTGGTGGCCCGCCACCAGCCGGAGAAGCTGGCGGCGATGGAGGCGCTCTTCGTCACCCAGGCGCGGGCGCCGCTCCTGATCGGCGGCCTGCCGAACCCGGAGGAAGGAACGGTCTGCTGCGCCGTGGCGGTGCCGGGACTCCTCTCTTTTCTGGCCTACGGGCGGCTGGACGCCGAGGTGGCGGGGCTTGACCGGGTTCCCCGGCAGGAGTGGCCCAATGTGCCGCTGGTGCACATCTCCTTCCAGCTCATGGTGGGAGCCGGCATCGCCATGGTGTTGGTGGGCCTGTACTACGCCTGGGTCCGGTGGCGCCGGCCGGAGCAGGTGCCCCGGGACCGGAGGCTGCTGTGGCTGCTGGTCCTTTCCTCGCCGTTGGGATACCTGGCCCTGGAGGCGGGCTGGATCGTCAGCGAGACCGGCCGGCAGCCCTGGACCATCTGGAAGGTGATGCTGACGGCCGACGCGGTCACGCCTTCAGGCAGCACCATGGCCCTGTCGATGGCGGGGTTCACGGCGCTTTACGCCGCGCTGGCGGCGGCCCTCGTCCTGCTGCTCAACCGGCTGCGGCACGAGTGA
- a CDS encoding aspartate kinase: MGLVVQKFGGSSVATAEKYRRVARRIAWKKRQGNDVVVVVSAPGDMTDDLIERARSITDRPSAREMDVLLATGEQISIALLTMALHELGVDAVSLTGPQAGFQTDDHHRAARIVNIDTARIRRELAAGRVVIVAGFQGMDDHGDITTLGRGGSDASAIALAAYLSADQCQIFTDVDGVYSADPRIVPTARRLDEISYDEVLELAAAGAQVMQLRSVELAKQYGVEFEVLSSLAPLPDEGGEERGTKVVAKLSPNNHRIVSGVAVDSKVAHITLLGLPDRPGVAYRAFKALGDARINLDMIVQSAGTGCGNGPTADISFTCARDDLETALEVCNRLLPEFPGARVVYDTDVAKVSIVGSGVASNYGVAARMFEALAEKDINIELITGSEIKISCLVRASRAMEAVRAVHDKFELGDVAPIVQ; the protein is encoded by the coding sequence TTGGGTCTTGTCGTGCAGAAGTTCGGCGGCTCCTCGGTGGCTACCGCCGAGAAGTACCGCCGCGTGGCCAGGCGGATCGCCTGGAAGAAGAGGCAGGGAAATGACGTCGTCGTCGTGGTCAGCGCCCCCGGAGACATGACGGACGATCTGATTGAACGCGCCCGGTCCATCACGGACCGGCCGTCGGCCCGTGAGATGGACGTGCTGCTGGCCACCGGGGAGCAGATCTCGATCGCGCTGCTCACGATGGCCCTCCACGAACTGGGCGTCGACGCGGTATCGCTCACGGGGCCCCAGGCGGGCTTTCAGACCGACGATCATCACCGGGCCGCGCGGATCGTGAACATCGACACCGCCCGCATCCGGCGGGAGCTGGCCGCCGGCCGGGTGGTCATCGTCGCCGGGTTCCAGGGGATGGACGACCACGGCGACATCACCACGCTGGGGCGCGGCGGCTCGGACGCCTCCGCGATCGCCCTGGCCGCCTACCTGAGCGCCGACCAGTGCCAGATCTTCACGGACGTGGACGGCGTGTACTCCGCCGACCCGCGCATCGTGCCCACCGCCCGGCGGCTGGACGAGATCTCCTACGACGAGGTCCTCGAACTGGCCGCGGCGGGCGCACAGGTGATGCAGCTGCGTTCCGTCGAGCTGGCCAAGCAGTACGGCGTGGAGTTTGAGGTCCTCAGTTCCCTCGCCCCACTGCCCGACGAGGGCGGCGAGGAGCGTGGCACGAAGGTGGTGGCGAAGTTGAGCCCGAACAACCATCGCATCGTCTCCGGCGTGGCCGTCGACTCCAAGGTGGCCCACATCACGCTGCTGGGGCTGCCCGACCGGCCGGGCGTGGCGTATCGCGCCTTCAAGGCCCTGGGCGACGCCCGCATCAACCTGGACATGATCGTGCAGTCGGCGGGCACCGGCTGCGGCAACGGCCCCACCGCGGACATCTCGTTTACCTGTGCCCGGGACGACCTGGAAACCGCGCTGGAGGTCTGCAACCGGCTGTTGCCGGAGTTTCCCGGGGCCCGTGTGGTGTACGACACCGACGTGGCCAAGGTGTCCATCGTGGGTTCCGGCGTCGCCTCCAACTACGGCGTCGCGGCCAGGATGTTCGAGGCACTGGCGGAGAAGGACATCAACATCGAGCTGATCACCGGCTCGGAGATCAAGATTTCGTGCCTGGTGCGGGCTTCGCGGGCGATGGAGGCCGTGCGGGCGGTACATGACAAGTTCGAACTGGGCGATGTGGCGCCCATCGTGCAGTGA
- a CDS encoding amidohydrolase, which yields MDISTRVQQLAPDLVRVRRDLHAHAESGWTEFRTAALVVQRLSALGYEVRYGPEVLSPDHMAGLPPREELDRHLERAVAQGADPEVVRRMAGGFTAVVGVLRCGEGPTVALRFDMDALDVTETDDPGHRPNREGFASRNPGAMHACGHDGHTAIGLGVAAVLADLKDELRGTVKLLFQPAEEGVRGARAMVEAGVCDDVDYLLGAHLGFAATEVGTVIAGAGGFLATSKLDAVFTGVPSHAGAAPEAGRNALLAAAAAALNLHAIARHSKGASRINVGVLQAGSGRNVIPARAVMKLETRGETTAIDAYMREEAERIIRAAAAMHGVQVEILPIGSAAGGASDPDLAEVVARAAAETPSVTRILPAGDLGGSEDFAWMMDRVQRRGGKAVYMMIGTQIAAPHHDSRFDFDERALPIGVEVMARAVLRLAGGGIPQNSRKR from the coding sequence GTGGACATTTCAACCCGCGTCCAGCAACTGGCTCCGGACCTCGTCCGGGTGCGCCGCGACCTGCACGCACACGCGGAGAGCGGCTGGACGGAGTTCCGCACCGCGGCGCTGGTGGTGCAGCGGCTCAGCGCCCTGGGTTACGAAGTCCGCTACGGCCCCGAGGTGCTGAGCCCGGACCACATGGCGGGCCTGCCGCCCCGGGAGGAGCTGGACCGGCACCTGGAGCGCGCCGTCGCCCAGGGAGCCGACCCGGAGGTGGTCCGCCGGATGGCCGGGGGCTTCACCGCCGTCGTCGGCGTGCTCCGCTGCGGCGAGGGTCCCACCGTCGCCCTCCGGTTCGACATGGACGCCCTGGACGTGACCGAGACGGATGACCCCGGCCACCGGCCGAACCGGGAGGGCTTCGCCTCCCGCAATCCGGGGGCCATGCACGCCTGTGGCCACGACGGCCACACGGCCATCGGGCTGGGGGTGGCCGCCGTCCTGGCTGACCTGAAGGACGAGCTGCGCGGCACCGTCAAGCTGCTCTTCCAGCCCGCCGAGGAGGGCGTCCGCGGCGCCCGGGCCATGGTGGAGGCCGGGGTCTGCGACGACGTGGACTACCTGCTGGGCGCGCACCTGGGCTTCGCCGCGACCGAGGTCGGCACGGTGATCGCCGGCGCGGGCGGCTTCCTGGCCACTTCGAAGCTGGACGCGGTCTTCACGGGCGTCCCCTCCCATGCGGGAGCGGCCCCGGAGGCCGGCCGAAACGCCCTGCTGGCCGCCGCCGCGGCCGCCCTCAACCTGCACGCGATCGCCCGCCACTCCAAAGGCGCGTCCCGGATCAACGTGGGCGTGCTGCAGGCCGGATCCGGCCGCAACGTCATCCCCGCCCGCGCGGTCATGAAGCTGGAGACGCGCGGCGAGACGACGGCGATCGACGCCTACATGCGGGAGGAGGCGGAGCGCATTATCCGGGCGGCCGCCGCAATGCACGGCGTGCAGGTGGAGATCCTGCCGATAGGCAGTGCCGCAGGCGGCGCCAGCGACCCTGACCTGGCCGAGGTCGTCGCCCGGGCCGCCGCGGAGACGCCTTCGGTGACCAGGATCCTGCCTGCCGGCGACCTGGGAGGCAGCGAGGACTTCGCCTGGATGATGGACCGCGTGCAGAGGCGGGGCGGCAAGGCGGTCTACATGATGATCGGCACGCAGATCGCGGCCCCTCATCACGATTCCCGGTTCGACTTTGACGAGCGGGCCCTGCCGATCGGCGTGGAGGTGATGGCCCGGGCCGTGCTGCGGCTGGCCGGGGGCGGCATCCCGCAAAACTCCCGGAAGAGGTGA
- a CDS encoding DinB family protein — MGELLTPASLLEMMEGNRRLTLRVIEAFPEEELFHFKAAEAMRPFSEMVVEFLEIEEAYIRGIVTGEWVLRAPEGLDTKQKLLDACAAVRQRTRELWPQITVERLLTEERDNLFGPQPQTNLSRLIYALENEIHHRGQGYTYLRMLGIQPPPFYVR; from the coding sequence ATGGGTGAACTGCTGACGCCCGCGTCGCTGCTGGAGATGATGGAAGGCAATCGCAGGCTGACGCTGCGGGTCATCGAGGCGTTCCCGGAGGAGGAGCTGTTCCACTTCAAGGCCGCGGAGGCGATGCGACCCTTCTCCGAAATGGTCGTGGAGTTCCTGGAGATCGAGGAAGCGTACATCCGGGGGATCGTCACGGGCGAGTGGGTGCTCCGAGCGCCCGAGGGGCTCGACACCAAGCAGAAGCTCCTGGACGCGTGCGCAGCCGTGCGCCAGCGGACCCGTGAGCTTTGGCCCCAGATCACCGTCGAGCGGCTGCTGACCGAGGAGCGCGACAACCTGTTCGGCCCTCAGCCGCAGACCAACCTCAGCCGGCTGATCTACGCCCTGGAGAATGAGATTCACCACCGGGGCCAGGGGTACACCTACCTGCGCATGCTGGGCATCCAGCCTCCGCCGTTCTACGTGCGGTAA
- a CDS encoding M20/M25/M40 family metallo-hydrolase has protein sequence MTERTRLLDTFLTLVTTDTQTKREGRMADLLEARLRAMGFSVQRDEAGERIGGETGNLIAKRKGNRGSAPLLLCAHMDRVSPGTGIKPQIKDGVITSDGTTILGADDAAGLAAILEGVQRAIEQGMDMPDLEVVFTIAEEGGLNGSKNLDFSLLSAREAYIIDSSTPVGSIVNQAPAQTKVTYRVIGKAAHGGVEPEKGINALVVAAHALTRMKLGRIDAETTANLGIARGGAATNIVMETFEMQGDVRSLVTEKMEAQVRHMTEIFERTAAEFGARVEADVQFAYGPVNLRPDDRVIQRASAAIRRAGLTPVLKATGGGSDANVFNTRGIPACNLGTGYRGAHSLQESLEVAELERIADVVFALIAEYASA, from the coding sequence ATGACCGAGCGCACCCGTCTGCTGGACACGTTTCTGACTCTGGTGACCACGGACACTCAGACGAAGCGAGAGGGCCGGATGGCCGACCTGTTGGAGGCGCGGCTCCGGGCCATGGGCTTTTCCGTGCAGCGGGACGAGGCCGGCGAACGGATCGGCGGCGAGACCGGCAACCTGATCGCCAAACGCAAGGGCAACCGGGGATCGGCGCCGCTCCTGCTGTGCGCGCACATGGACCGGGTCTCCCCCGGAACCGGCATCAAGCCGCAGATCAAGGACGGGGTGATCACCAGCGACGGTACGACGATCCTGGGGGCCGATGACGCCGCCGGCCTGGCGGCCATCCTGGAGGGCGTCCAGCGGGCCATCGAGCAGGGAATGGACATGCCCGACCTGGAGGTGGTCTTCACCATCGCCGAGGAGGGCGGCCTGAACGGCTCCAAGAACCTGGACTTCTCCCTCCTCTCCGCCCGGGAGGCGTACATCATCGACTCGTCCACGCCGGTCGGGTCGATCGTCAACCAGGCACCGGCCCAGACCAAGGTGACCTACCGGGTGATCGGCAAGGCCGCCCACGGCGGCGTGGAGCCGGAGAAGGGCATCAACGCCCTGGTGGTGGCGGCGCATGCGCTCACCCGGATGAAGCTGGGTCGCATCGACGCGGAGACGACGGCCAATCTGGGGATTGCCCGGGGCGGCGCCGCGACCAACATCGTCATGGAGACCTTCGAGATGCAGGGCGATGTGCGCTCGCTGGTGACCGAGAAGATGGAGGCGCAGGTCCGGCACATGACCGAGATCTTCGAGCGCACGGCCGCCGAGTTCGGCGCCAGGGTGGAGGCCGATGTCCAGTTCGCCTACGGCCCGGTTAACCTCCGCCCCGACGACCGGGTGATCCAGCGGGCCTCCGCCGCCATCCGCCGGGCCGGCCTGACGCCGGTCCTGAAGGCCACAGGCGGAGGCAGCGACGCCAACGTCTTCAACACCCGGGGCATTCCCGCGTGCAATCTGGGCACGGGCTACCGGGGCGCCCACAGCCTCCAGGAGAGCCTGGAGGTCGCTGAGCTGGAGCGGATTGCGGACGTGGTGTTCGCCCTGATCGCCGAGTACGCCTCGGCCTGA
- the ndk gene encoding nucleoside-diphosphate kinase, producing the protein MERSFVMVKPDGVQRGLIGEVISRLERRGLKLVAAKLMRVSRELAEEHYAQLKDKPFFPSLIEFITSGPVMAMVWEGPNAISIIRKTMGATNPANAEPGTIRADFACDVSYNVVHGSDGPESAEREIRLWFGEVEPSYSRSVDRWIFPEG; encoded by the coding sequence ATGGAGCGCAGCTTTGTCATGGTGAAGCCTGACGGCGTGCAGCGGGGCCTGATCGGTGAGGTGATCAGCCGGCTTGAGCGGCGCGGCCTCAAGCTGGTCGCGGCCAAGCTGATGCGGGTCTCGCGGGAGTTGGCGGAAGAGCACTATGCCCAGCTGAAGGACAAGCCCTTCTTTCCGAGCCTGATCGAGTTCATCACCTCGGGCCCCGTCATGGCGATGGTCTGGGAGGGGCCCAACGCCATCTCGATCATCCGCAAGACGATGGGGGCGACGAACCCGGCCAACGCGGAGCCGGGCACGATCCGCGCCGACTTCGCCTGCGACGTGTCGTACAACGTCGTCCACGGCTCCGACGGCCCCGAAAGTGCCGAGCGCGAGATCCGGCTGTGGTTCGGCGAGGTCGAGCCGTCCTACAGCCGCTCCGTCGACCGCTGGATTTTCCCCGAGGGCTGA
- a CDS encoding cytochrome d ubiquinol oxidase subunit II codes for MEPWLGLDPVAGVAGVMLLALMAYAVLGGADFGGGIWDLLATGPRREQHRQAIAKAMGPVWEANHVWLIFVIVILFTVFPTGYRALGIAFFGLFHLVLVGIVLRGAAFAFRAGASVDSRQWRVWSPVFGGASAVTPFLLGLAAAAVSGGGIRVGAGGVVQVDPGRTWFSPVSVMMGFLTVAMCAYLAAVFLTVETRGDLQEDFRRRALGSGVVLALLAAALLPLLPTGMPQLWAHFSQPRAGPLLLAGAALAVLSAAAIYTRRYLVARVSAVGQVILLLTGWALGQWPYLIYPDVTFHGAAASGPSARFVLQTLPFGLLVLLPSLWLLFRVFKTAVR; via the coding sequence ATGGAACCCTGGCTGGGACTGGACCCCGTGGCAGGCGTCGCAGGGGTGATGCTGCTGGCCCTCATGGCCTACGCGGTCCTGGGCGGGGCGGACTTCGGCGGCGGCATCTGGGACCTGCTCGCCACCGGCCCCCGGCGGGAGCAGCACCGCCAGGCCATCGCCAAGGCGATGGGTCCTGTCTGGGAGGCCAACCACGTGTGGCTGATCTTCGTTATCGTCATCCTGTTTACGGTGTTCCCCACCGGGTACCGAGCCCTGGGCATCGCCTTCTTCGGGCTGTTCCACCTGGTCCTGGTGGGCATCGTCCTCCGGGGGGCGGCCTTCGCCTTCCGGGCCGGCGCCTCCGTCGACTCCCGCCAGTGGCGGGTCTGGAGCCCCGTCTTCGGCGGTGCGTCGGCCGTCACGCCCTTCCTGCTGGGGCTGGCCGCAGCCGCCGTCTCCGGCGGGGGGATCCGGGTGGGCGCCGGCGGCGTCGTCCAGGTGGACCCGGGCCGGACCTGGTTCAGCCCGGTCTCCGTGATGATGGGCTTCCTCACGGTGGCCATGTGCGCATACCTCGCAGCCGTCTTCCTCACGGTGGAGACGCGCGGCGATCTGCAGGAAGACTTCCGGCGCCGGGCGCTCGGATCCGGGGTCGTGCTGGCTCTCCTGGCGGCGGCGCTCCTGCCGCTCCTGCCCACCGGGATGCCCCAGCTCTGGGCGCACTTTTCGCAGCCGCGCGCCGGCCCCCTGCTGCTGGCGGGCGCAGCCCTGGCCGTGCTGTCGGCTGCGGCCATCTACACCCGGCGCTACCTGGTCGCCCGGGTCTCCGCCGTCGGGCAGGTGATCCTCCTGCTCACCGGCTGGGCCCTCGGCCAGTGGCCCTACCTCATCTACCCGGACGTCACGTTCCACGGCGCGGCGGCCTCCGGCCCCTCCGCCCGGTTCGTGCTCCAGACGCTGCCCTTCGGCCTGCTGGTGCTGCTGCCCTCGCTGTGGTTGCTCTTCCGGGTCTTCAAGACCGCGGTGCGCTGA